From Staphylococcus delphini, one genomic window encodes:
- the rnpM gene encoding RNase P modulator RnpM: MKKKKIPMRKCILSNEMKPKKEMIRVVKNKEGEISADVTGKMPGRGAYVSKDIALIEKAQQAHKLEDYFKASEETLEPVYKEIIRLIYREEIPTK, from the coding sequence ATGAAAAAGAAAAAAATTCCTATGCGAAAATGTATTTTATCTAATGAGATGAAACCTAAAAAAGAGATGATTCGTGTTGTCAAAAATAAAGAAGGCGAAATTTCAGCTGACGTAACAGGAAAGATGCCGGGACGTGGGGCTTACGTTTCAAAAGACATCGCTTTAATTGAAAAAGCACAACAGGCGCACAAATTAGAGGACTATTTTAAAGCGTCAGAAGAAACGCTTGAACCTGTTTACAAAGAAATTATACGTCTGATTTATAGAGAAGAGATTCCGACAAAATGA
- a CDS encoding YlxQ family RNA-binding protein yields MNEQQFLNFLGLAMRAGKVKTGESVIITEVKKRRLKLVLIASDASESTKNNIINKCNSYQTPYRIVSNRNDLGDALGKGARVNVGITDQGFAKKLMSMIDE; encoded by the coding sequence ATGAATGAACAACAATTTTTAAATTTTTTAGGTTTGGCGATGCGTGCTGGAAAAGTGAAAACAGGCGAATCTGTCATCATTACTGAAGTGAAAAAGCGTCGTTTAAAGCTTGTGCTTATCGCAAGTGACGCGTCTGAGAGTACGAAAAATAATATCATCAATAAATGTAACAGTTATCAAACACCATATCGCATTGTCAGCAACCGTAACGATTTAGGAGATGCGTTAGGTAAAGGTGCACGTGTCAATGTCGGTATTACTGATCAAGGGTTTGCAAAAAAGTTGATGTCAATGATAGATGAATAA
- the infB gene encoding translation initiation factor IF-2 — protein sequence MSKQRIYEYAKDLNIKSKDVIDELKKTGIEVSNHMQTLEDDQVKALDKVFKKNQAPKQQKEQKNTQSNHKNQKQGSNQKQNNNQKQGNNNQQQKGKNNGPKQNKKNNKGNKNKKQNKKNAPQQPSEPKELPSKITYTEGITVGELSDKLGVDSSEIIKKLFLLGIMANINQSLDIEALELVASDYGVELEEEVVIDDNDLSIYFDDVEEDEDAIVRPAVVTIMGHVDHGKTTLLDSIRNTRVTEGEAGGITQHIGAYQITNNGKKITFLDTPGHAAFTTMRARGAQVTDITILVVAADDGVMPQTIEAINHAKEADVPIIVAVNKIDKPTANPDRVMQELAEYNLIPEDWGGDTIFVPLSALSGEGIDDLLEMLILVSEVQELKANPNKAAVGTVIEAELDKSRGPAASLLVQNGTLNVGDALVVGNTHGKVRAMVNDLGKRIKTAGPSTPVEITGLSDVPQAGDRFVVFKDEKKARRIGEAREQENIIQQRQESKNVTLDNLFEQMKQGEMKDLNVIIKGDVQGSVEALAASLMKIDVEGVNVRIIHTATGAINESDVTLAHASNGIIIGFNVRPDAGAKRAADAENVDMRLHRVIYNVIEEIESAMKGMLDPEFEEKVIGQAEVRQTFKVSKVGTIAGSYVTEGKITRDAGVRVIRDGVVLFEGELDTLKRFKDDAKEVAQGYECGITVAKFNDIKEGDIIEAFVMVEVER from the coding sequence ATGAGTAAACAAAGAATTTATGAGTATGCCAAAGATTTAAATATTAAAAGTAAAGATGTAATTGATGAGTTAAAGAAAACGGGAATTGAAGTGTCCAACCACATGCAAACTTTAGAAGATGACCAAGTGAAAGCGTTGGATAAAGTATTCAAAAAAAACCAAGCTCCGAAACAACAAAAAGAGCAAAAAAATACTCAATCAAATCACAAAAACCAAAAACAAGGTAGTAACCAAAAGCAAAATAACAACCAAAAACAAGGCAACAACAATCAACAACAAAAGGGTAAAAATAACGGCCCTAAACAAAACAAGAAAAACAACAAAGGTAATAAAAACAAAAAGCAAAACAAGAAAAATGCACCACAACAACCAAGCGAACCTAAAGAATTGCCATCAAAAATCACTTACACTGAAGGGATTACAGTGGGTGAATTATCAGATAAACTCGGCGTAGATTCATCAGAAATTATTAAAAAACTGTTCTTACTTGGTATTATGGCGAACATCAACCAATCTTTAGATATTGAAGCACTTGAATTAGTTGCATCAGATTACGGTGTGGAACTTGAAGAAGAAGTGGTCATTGATGATAACGACTTGTCAATTTATTTTGATGACGTTGAAGAAGATGAAGACGCAATCGTACGTCCAGCAGTTGTGACAATCATGGGACACGTTGACCACGGTAAAACGACATTGCTAGACTCAATTCGTAATACACGTGTTACTGAAGGAGAAGCAGGCGGTATCACACAACATATCGGTGCTTACCAAATTACGAACAATGGCAAAAAAATCACGTTCTTAGATACACCAGGACACGCCGCTTTCACAACAATGCGTGCGCGTGGTGCTCAAGTGACAGACATTACGATTTTAGTTGTCGCAGCTGATGATGGTGTGATGCCTCAAACAATTGAAGCCATCAACCATGCGAAAGAAGCGGATGTGCCAATTATCGTTGCTGTCAACAAAATTGATAAACCAACAGCGAACCCTGACCGTGTAATGCAAGAATTAGCGGAATACAACCTCATCCCTGAAGACTGGGGTGGCGATACTATTTTCGTACCACTATCAGCGTTAAGCGGTGAAGGGATTGACGATTTACTTGAAATGCTTATCTTAGTTTCTGAAGTACAAGAATTGAAAGCGAACCCGAATAAAGCAGCAGTCGGTACAGTGATCGAAGCTGAATTAGACAAATCACGTGGTCCTGCCGCTTCATTACTTGTCCAAAACGGTACATTAAATGTCGGCGATGCTCTTGTAGTCGGTAATACACATGGTAAAGTCCGTGCAATGGTGAACGACCTTGGTAAACGTATTAAAACTGCAGGTCCATCAACACCAGTTGAAATCACTGGTTTAAGCGACGTACCTCAAGCAGGTGACCGATTCGTCGTATTCAAAGACGAGAAAAAAGCACGTCGTATCGGTGAAGCACGTGAACAAGAAAACATTATTCAACAACGTCAAGAAAGCAAAAACGTAACATTGGATAACTTGTTCGAACAAATGAAACAAGGTGAAATGAAAGACTTGAATGTCATCATCAAAGGTGACGTACAAGGTTCAGTGGAAGCATTAGCCGCGTCATTAATGAAAATTGATGTTGAAGGCGTAAACGTGCGTATTATTCATACAGCAACAGGTGCCATCAATGAATCTGACGTGACATTAGCACATGCGTCAAACGGTATCATTATCGGCTTTAATGTCCGTCCAGATGCAGGGGCAAAACGTGCAGCAGACGCTGAAAATGTCGACATGCGTTTACACCGTGTCATCTACAACGTGATTGAAGAAATCGAATCGGCAATGAAAGGCATGCTTGATCCTGAATTTGAAGAAAAAGTCATCGGTCAAGCAGAAGTACGTCAAACATTCAAAGTATCGAAAGTCGGTACAATCGCGGGTAGTTATGTCACTGAAGGTAAAATCACACGTGACGCGGGTGTCCGTGTGATTCGTGACGGTGTCGTATTATTTGAAGGCGAATTAGATACATTGAAACGTTTCAAAGACGATGCCAAAGAAGTTGCACAAGGTTACGAATGTGGTATCACAGTTGCCAAATTCAATGATATTAAGGAAGGCGATATTATTGAAGCATTTGTGATGGTAGAAG